Proteins encoded within one genomic window of Gloeobacter kilaueensis JS1:
- the psbA gene encoding photosystem II q(b) protein gives MTATLERRSTQGLWERFADWVTSTNNRFYVGWFGVLMIPTLLSATICYIVAFIAAPPVDMDGIREPISGSLLYGNNIITGAVIPSSNAIGLHFYPIWEAASMDEWLYNGGPYQLVVFHFLIGVFCYLGREWELSYRLGLRPWICIAYSAPVAAATAVFLIYPIGQGSFSDGMPLGISGTFNFMFVFQAEHNILNHPFHMLGVAGVFGGSLFSAMHGSLVTSSLIRETSYEESQNYGYKFGQEEETYNIIAAHGYFGRLIFQYASFNNSRSLHFFLAAWPVVGIWFTALGISVMAFNLNGFNFNSSIVDSQGRAIYTWADVVNRANLGMEVMHERNAHNFPLDLASSESVPVAVSTADLNG, from the coding sequence ATGACTGCAACACTTGAGCGTCGTTCGACTCAGGGATTGTGGGAGCGCTTCGCCGACTGGGTCACCTCCACCAACAACCGCTTCTACGTCGGTTGGTTCGGCGTCTTGATGATCCCCACCCTGCTTTCGGCTACCATCTGCTACATCGTCGCCTTCATCGCCGCCCCGCCGGTGGACATGGACGGCATCCGCGAGCCGATTTCCGGCTCCTTGCTTTACGGCAACAACATCATCACCGGCGCTGTCATTCCCAGCTCCAACGCTATCGGTCTTCACTTTTATCCGATTTGGGAAGCAGCCAGCATGGATGAGTGGCTCTACAACGGCGGGCCTTACCAGCTTGTCGTCTTCCACTTTTTGATTGGGGTGTTTTGCTACCTGGGTCGGGAGTGGGAGTTATCGTATCGTCTGGGCTTGCGTCCCTGGATCTGCATTGCCTACAGTGCGCCTGTGGCGGCAGCGACGGCGGTGTTTTTGATTTACCCGATTGGTCAGGGCAGTTTCAGCGATGGGATGCCGTTGGGTATCTCCGGCACGTTCAACTTCATGTTTGTCTTTCAGGCGGAGCACAACATTCTCAACCACCCCTTCCACATGCTGGGAGTGGCGGGAGTGTTCGGTGGTTCGCTTTTCAGTGCGATGCACGGTTCGTTGGTGACCAGCAGCCTGATTCGTGAGACTTCTTACGAGGAGTCGCAGAACTACGGTTACAAGTTTGGTCAGGAAGAGGAGACGTACAACATCATTGCGGCCCACGGCTACTTTGGTCGTCTGATTTTCCAGTACGCGAGCTTCAACAACAGCCGTTCGTTGCACTTTTTCCTGGCGGCGTGGCCGGTTGTAGGGATCTGGTTCACGGCGCTGGGCATCAGCGTGATGGCGTTCAACCTGAACGGGTTCAACTTCAATTCGAGCATCGTGGATTCGCAGGGCCGTGCGATTTACACGTGGGCGGACGTGGTGAACCGGGCGAACCTGGGAATGGAAGTGATGCACGAGCGCAATGCACACAATTTCCCGCTGGACCTGGCGTCGAGCGAGAGTGTGCCTGTGGCGGTGAGCACCGCTGACCTCAACGGCTAA
- a CDS encoding GvpL/GvpF family gas vesicle protein produces MELPAPLHLPLSWRGVPIEFIEAGALAAAIDPGLPWQALQADDEQLLQAALLHDRVICDLFRQQPVLPLQFGTVFVSPDGLVQHLLRHGERYRERIRALTGMGEYTLKLAPQLLHPESDDFEQTDWEREQLQSQLKARYGSLVDGAARRGVERVHLLIPVCEENLLRQRVTDWQSEYHCWQLDVQGPLPPYHFA; encoded by the coding sequence TTGGAACTGCCTGCCCCGCTCCATCTGCCGCTGAGTTGGCGGGGGGTGCCCATCGAGTTCATTGAAGCTGGTGCCCTCGCCGCCGCCATCGATCCTGGGCTTCCCTGGCAGGCGCTTCAAGCCGACGACGAGCAGCTGTTGCAGGCGGCTCTGCTCCACGACCGGGTGATCTGCGATCTGTTCCGTCAGCAGCCGGTCCTGCCCCTGCAGTTCGGCACGGTCTTTGTTTCACCCGACGGGCTGGTGCAGCACCTGCTGCGCCACGGCGAGCGCTACCGCGAGCGCATCCGGGCGCTGACGGGCATGGGCGAATATACCCTCAAACTCGCTCCCCAGCTACTGCACCCCGAGAGCGACGACTTTGAGCAGACCGACTGGGAGCGCGAACAACTCCAATCTCAGCTCAAAGCCCGCTACGGGAGCCTGGTCGATGGCGCGGCGCGGCGCGGGGTCGAGCGAGTTCACCTGCTCATTCCGGTGTGCGAAGAAAATCTCCTGCGCCAGCGGGTGACCGACTGGCAGAGCGAGTACCACTGCTGGCAACTGGACGTTCAAGGCCCCCTGCCGCCTTACCACTTTGCCTGA
- the thyX gene encoding FAD-dependent thymidylate synthase — translation MPNAYTLKLKDIADNDPAVIHVLDQGFIRLIDFMPHDYPFGHIVEGATPGDLAIVAAARVSYGTVSKGVEQDHRLLQRLIADGHTSPLEMVEFKFLIKAPVVMWWQHVRHRHQELNFQSGRYTPYAEDEYYLPEKLRAQDKLNKQASVLADFLSDAEERALLEELQAHYEAGFSLYKKMLDKGVAKEMARLALPGWALYHTAYVKMNAHALLNYLSKRTETAAQYEIRVYAQAMERIFAEKLPWVYAAWQNKRDGSPA, via the coding sequence ATGCCGAACGCTTACACACTCAAGCTGAAAGACATCGCCGACAACGATCCGGCGGTTATTCACGTCCTCGATCAAGGTTTCATCCGCCTGATCGACTTTATGCCCCACGACTACCCTTTTGGCCACATCGTTGAAGGAGCCACGCCCGGCGATCTGGCGATCGTCGCCGCTGCCCGCGTCTCCTACGGCACCGTCAGCAAGGGCGTCGAGCAGGACCACAGGCTGCTGCAGCGCCTGATCGCCGACGGTCACACCAGCCCCCTCGAGATGGTCGAGTTCAAGTTCTTGATCAAAGCGCCGGTGGTCATGTGGTGGCAGCACGTCCGCCACCGCCATCAAGAACTCAACTTCCAGTCGGGCCGTTACACGCCCTACGCAGAAGACGAGTACTATCTGCCCGAAAAGTTGCGGGCCCAGGACAAGCTCAACAAGCAAGCTTCGGTGCTCGCAGATTTTTTGAGCGACGCTGAGGAACGCGCCCTGCTCGAAGAACTGCAGGCCCATTACGAGGCGGGCTTTTCCTTATATAAGAAGATGCTCGACAAAGGCGTAGCCAAAGAAATGGCGCGGCTGGCCCTGCCGGGCTGGGCGCTCTACCACACCGCCTACGTCAAGATGAACGCCCATGCCCTGCTGAACTATCTCAGTAAGCGTACCGAAACAGCAGCCCAGTACGAGATCCGCGTCTACGCTCAGGCAATGGAGCGCATCTTTGCCGAGAAGCTGCCGTGGGTCTACGCCGCCTGGCAAAACAAGCGCGACGGCTCGCCTGCCTGA
- a CDS encoding pyridoxal-phosphate-dependent aminotransferase family protein has product MDDKLFLMIPGPTPIPERALLAMAKAPVGHRSSEFARIMAEVSDNLRWLHQTRSDVLILASSGTGALEAAIVNACSPGDRVLVGANGKFGERWVEVARAFGLKPEVISAPYGQPLPTDAFQAALAADTDKAIKAVIVTHSETSTGVLNDLGTIAGYIRAHGEAVSIVDAVTSLGAANVPVDEWGLDFVGSGSQKAYMIPPGLAFLAVSERGWQAVERSRSPRYYFDLRGYRKALKKNNTPFTTPVNLVYALQVTLQMLKAEGLEGLFARHTRLRDGTRAAIRALGLGLFAPDDTFASTAITAVIPPPDIPCDKLRATLKKNYDIVIAGGQGEMEGQIVRLGHLGFVSERDVLTAIAALEGALHTLGYDGFTPGSGVAAASAVLFG; this is encoded by the coding sequence ATGGACGACAAGTTGTTTTTGATGATTCCTGGGCCGACGCCGATTCCGGAGCGGGCTCTGCTTGCGATGGCAAAGGCACCGGTCGGCCACCGCAGCAGCGAATTTGCCCGGATCATGGCGGAGGTGAGCGACAATCTCCGCTGGCTGCACCAGACTCGATCCGATGTGCTGATCCTTGCCTCTAGCGGCACAGGCGCGCTTGAAGCAGCGATCGTCAATGCCTGCTCTCCCGGCGACCGGGTGCTGGTCGGTGCCAACGGCAAATTTGGCGAGCGCTGGGTCGAGGTGGCCCGCGCCTTTGGCCTCAAGCCGGAGGTGATCTCCGCTCCCTATGGCCAGCCGCTGCCCACCGATGCGTTTCAAGCGGCCCTCGCAGCGGACACAGACAAGGCGATCAAGGCCGTCATCGTCACCCACAGCGAGACCTCGACCGGCGTGCTCAACGACCTCGGCACGATCGCGGGATACATTCGTGCCCACGGTGAAGCAGTCTCGATCGTCGATGCGGTCACCAGCCTCGGGGCAGCCAACGTGCCAGTTGATGAGTGGGGGCTCGATTTTGTCGGCTCCGGTTCTCAAAAAGCGTACATGATCCCGCCGGGGCTGGCTTTTCTGGCGGTAAGCGAGCGGGGCTGGCAGGCGGTCGAGCGCTCCAGAAGCCCCCGCTACTACTTTGATCTGCGCGGCTATCGCAAGGCCCTCAAAAAGAACAACACCCCCTTCACCACGCCGGTCAACCTCGTCTACGCCCTGCAGGTCACCCTGCAGATGCTCAAAGCCGAGGGGCTGGAGGGGTTGTTCGCCCGCCACACCCGATTGCGCGACGGCACCCGCGCCGCTATCCGGGCTCTGGGCCTCGGGCTTTTTGCACCCGACGACACCTTTGCCAGTACAGCGATTACTGCCGTTATCCCGCCTCCGGACATCCCCTGCGACAAGCTGCGCGCCACCCTCAAAAAAAATTACGACATCGTGATCGCCGGTGGTCAGGGTGAGATGGAAGGCCAGATCGTCCGGCTCGGCCATTTGGGCTTTGTGAGTGAGCGCGACGTGCTCACAGCGATTGCTGCCCTCGAAGGGGCTCTGCATACTCTGGGTTATGACGGCTTTACCCCCGGCAGTGGCGTCGCCGCCGCGAGCGCGGTGCTCTTTGGTTAA
- the murB gene encoding UDP-N-acetylmuramate dehydrogenase, which translates to MKDQLQASAPLALLTAYQVGGPAQWYLQPTRERVLDETLAWARREGLPVTIIGAGTNLLISDSGISGLVVHLRSWRGFKTPEDGVLEAKAGESIAALAYQMARRGWSGLEWAVGVPGSVGGAVVMNAGAHGAQLSDSLESIEVLTESGERRRVSAAELDLGYRTSNLQERDWVVLSARLRLEPGCGPEKLLARLDEYNAFRHRTQPSGYPNCGSVFRNPQGDKKAGWMLDRSGLKGHQIGAAQVAEQHANFILNRGGATARDILTLMAHMRERVLSDWGIALEPEVRFLGSGLLWSFEHHRFASI; encoded by the coding sequence ATGAAAGATCAGCTGCAGGCGTCTGCTCCCCTCGCCCTCCTGACGGCTTACCAGGTGGGCGGCCCGGCGCAGTGGTATCTGCAACCAACGCGCGAAAGAGTGCTCGACGAGACCCTCGCCTGGGCGCGCCGCGAAGGTCTGCCGGTGACGATCATCGGCGCGGGCACCAACCTGCTTATCAGCGACAGCGGCATCAGCGGGCTGGTCGTTCATCTGCGCAGCTGGCGGGGATTTAAGACGCCCGAAGACGGGGTGCTCGAAGCGAAGGCGGGCGAATCGATTGCCGCCCTCGCCTACCAGATGGCCCGCCGGGGCTGGTCGGGGCTCGAATGGGCCGTGGGCGTACCCGGCAGCGTCGGTGGGGCGGTGGTGATGAACGCCGGTGCCCACGGTGCCCAGCTCTCCGATAGCCTCGAAAGCATCGAGGTGCTCACCGAGAGCGGCGAGCGCCGCCGGGTATCGGCTGCTGAACTGGATCTGGGCTATCGCACGTCCAACTTGCAAGAGCGCGACTGGGTGGTGCTGAGCGCCCGGTTGCGCCTCGAACCGGGCTGTGGGCCTGAGAAGCTCCTTGCCCGCCTCGACGAATACAATGCTTTTCGCCACCGTACCCAGCCCTCGGGCTACCCCAACTGCGGCAGCGTCTTCCGCAATCCGCAGGGCGACAAAAAAGCGGGCTGGATGCTCGATCGTTCGGGGCTCAAGGGCCATCAGATCGGCGCGGCCCAGGTCGCCGAACAGCACGCCAACTTTATTCTCAACCGGGGCGGGGCGACCGCCCGCGACATCCTGACGCTCATGGCCCACATGCGCGAGCGCGTCCTCTCAGACTGGGGTATCGCCCTTGAACCGGAGGTCCGCTTTTTAGGCAGCGGCCTGCTCTGGTCCTTCGAGCACCATCGATTTGCTAGCATCTAG
- the psbD gene encoding photosystem II D2 protein (photosystem q(a) protein) has protein sequence MTIAVGRSEQSQGWFDALDDWLKKDRFVFIGWSGLLFFPTAYFAVGGWLTGTTFVSSWYTHGLASSYLEGANFLTSAVSSPADAMGHSLLLLWGPEAQGDFTRWCQIGGLWAFIAFHGALALMGFMLRQFEIARLIGIRPYNAIAFSAPIAVFVSVFLMYPLGQHSWFFGPSFGVNGIFRFLLFVQGFHNWTLNPFHMMGVAGVLGGALLCAIHGATVENTLFEDGEAPNTFKAFDPAQEEETYSMVLANRFWSQIFGIAFSNKRWLHFFMLFVPVTGLWMASIGFVGLALNLRAYEFISQESRAAQDPEFETLYTANILINEGIRAWMGPYDQNYDETLKFPEEVLPRGNAL, from the coding sequence ATGACCATTGCTGTAGGAAGAAGTGAGCAGAGTCAGGGCTGGTTTGACGCCCTCGACGACTGGCTCAAGAAGGACCGCTTTGTATTTATCGGTTGGTCCGGGCTGCTTTTCTTCCCCACCGCATATTTCGCCGTGGGTGGCTGGCTGACCGGAACCACTTTCGTTTCCTCCTGGTATACCCATGGTCTGGCCAGCTCTTACCTGGAGGGTGCTAACTTTCTGACCTCCGCCGTCAGCTCGCCTGCCGACGCGATGGGTCACTCGCTACTTTTGCTGTGGGGTCCTGAGGCTCAAGGGGACTTCACGCGCTGGTGCCAGATTGGCGGCCTGTGGGCGTTCATTGCCTTCCATGGTGCGCTGGCGCTCATGGGCTTTATGCTCCGCCAGTTCGAGATTGCCCGTTTGATTGGCATTCGCCCTTATAACGCCATTGCCTTCTCAGCTCCCATCGCCGTATTCGTCTCGGTGTTCTTGATGTATCCGTTGGGCCAGCACTCCTGGTTCTTCGGTCCGAGCTTTGGTGTCAATGGCATCTTCCGCTTTCTGCTCTTTGTACAGGGCTTCCACAACTGGACGCTCAACCCCTTCCACATGATGGGTGTGGCAGGTGTGCTGGGCGGTGCATTGTTGTGCGCCATTCACGGTGCCACGGTCGAGAATACCCTCTTTGAAGACGGCGAAGCGCCGAACACCTTCAAGGCTTTCGACCCGGCTCAAGAAGAAGAAACCTACTCGATGGTGCTCGCCAACCGCTTCTGGAGCCAGATCTTCGGCATTGCCTTCTCCAACAAGCGCTGGCTGCACTTCTTTATGCTGTTCGTGCCGGTGACGGGCCTGTGGATGGCCTCGATCGGCTTCGTCGGTCTGGCCTTGAACCTGCGCGCCTACGAGTTCATCTCTCAGGAGAGCCGCGCTGCTCAAGATCCGGAGTTTGAAACTCTCTACACTGCGAACATTCTGATCAACGAAGGCATCCGCGCCTGGATGGGTCCCTACGACCAGAACTACGACGAAACCCTGAAGTTCCCTGAAGAGGTGCTGCCCCGTGGAAACGCGCTTTGA
- the murC gene encoding UDP-N-acetylmuramate--L-alanine ligase → MSTGPLVAGEVTHFVGIGGIGMSGLALVLRSQGQQVSGSDLGPNQQTQRLEASGISVFYGHRADNLKGVTRLVFSSAIQPDNPELLAARTGGITIAHRAQVLAQLAEGYRMIGVSGTHGKTTTSSLIAVMLYNNGLDPTVLVGGEVDEFAGNARLGKGPHLVAEVDESDGSLVLFSPEVAVITNIEGDHLDHYRNLNQIVEAFQQFARQSRFVVGCLDCQTLRDNIDLSCSYSLEGRPGADYTVDQVSFGPQGTSALILERGAVLGELHLKLLGRHNLSNALAAVAVGRHLGLSFEQIAASIRDCKGAHRRFQRIGERNDILFVDDYAHHPSEVRATLAAARLQGRRVVAVFQPHRYSRSHLLLDEFGPAFGDADLVVLTEIYAAGETNANGISGTLIASTIGRYHPDVHFEATLEGLKRYLEQTLRPGDLALFLGAGNLNRIIPELLEQRAEPSALAL, encoded by the coding sequence ATGTCTACAGGCCCGCTGGTTGCAGGCGAAGTGACGCATTTTGTCGGTATCGGTGGAATTGGTATGTCTGGTCTGGCTCTGGTGCTGCGCTCCCAGGGCCAGCAGGTAAGCGGCTCCGATCTGGGCCCCAACCAGCAGACGCAGCGGCTCGAAGCGTCGGGGATCTCTGTGTTTTACGGCCATCGCGCCGACAACCTCAAAGGGGTGACCCGGCTGGTCTTCTCCAGCGCCATTCAGCCGGACAACCCGGAGTTGCTGGCAGCGCGCACGGGGGGCATCACGATTGCCCACCGCGCCCAGGTGCTGGCGCAGTTGGCCGAGGGCTACCGGATGATCGGCGTCTCGGGTACCCACGGCAAGACGACCACCAGCAGCTTGATCGCGGTCATGCTCTACAACAACGGCCTCGACCCGACGGTGCTGGTAGGGGGCGAGGTAGACGAATTTGCAGGCAATGCCCGCCTGGGCAAAGGCCCGCATCTGGTGGCCGAGGTCGATGAGTCCGACGGCTCGCTGGTGCTCTTCTCGCCGGAGGTGGCGGTGATCACCAACATCGAGGGCGATCACCTCGATCACTACCGCAACCTCAACCAGATCGTCGAAGCTTTCCAGCAATTTGCCCGCCAGTCGCGCTTCGTGGTGGGCTGCCTCGATTGCCAGACCCTGCGCGACAACATCGACTTGAGCTGCAGCTACAGCCTCGAAGGCAGACCTGGGGCCGATTACACTGTCGATCAAGTCAGTTTTGGTCCCCAGGGCACCAGCGCCCTTATCCTCGAGCGCGGCGCGGTGCTGGGCGAGCTGCACCTGAAATTATTGGGCCGCCACAACCTGAGCAACGCCCTGGCGGCGGTGGCGGTGGGCCGGCACCTGGGGCTGAGCTTCGAGCAGATCGCCGCCAGTATCCGCGATTGCAAGGGGGCGCACCGGCGCTTTCAGCGCATCGGCGAGCGCAACGATATTCTCTTTGTCGATGATTACGCCCACCACCCGAGCGAGGTGCGGGCCACCCTGGCTGCCGCCCGCCTGCAGGGCCGCCGGGTGGTCGCCGTCTTTCAGCCCCACCGCTACAGCCGCTCGCACCTGCTGCTCGACGAATTTGGTCCGGCCTTCGGCGACGCCGATCTGGTCGTCCTCACCGAGATCTACGCGGCGGGTGAGACCAACGCCAACGGCATCAGCGGCACCCTCATCGCAAGCACGATTGGCCGCTACCACCCGGACGTCCACTTCGAGGCCACCCTCGAAGGGCTCAAGCGCTACCTCGAACAGACCCTGCGTCCCGGCGATCTGGCTCTGTTTTTAGGGGCGGGCAACCTCAACCGGATCATCCCTGAACTTCTCGAACAGCGGGCCGAACCGTCCGCCCTCGCCCTATGA